From a region of the Pseudoclavibacter endophyticus genome:
- the fbaA gene encoding class II fructose-bisphosphate aldolase: protein MPIATPDQYADMLNRAKAEGFAYPAINVSSSSTVNAVLQGLTEAGSDGIIQVTTGGADYFAGQSVKARASGALAMAAFVTESAKNYPVTVALHTDHCPKDALDGFVYPLIEASAERVRQGGEPIFQSHMWDGSAVPLDENLEIAKRILALTKANNQILEVEIGVVGGEEDGVANEINEQLYTTLDDVVQTVEALGLGEQGRYMAALTFGNVHGVYKPGNVKLRPELLREIQDGIQQQYGTDDKPLDLVFHGGSGSTDDEIATAVTNGVIKMNIDTDTQYAFSRSVADSVLKNYDGFLKVDGEVGNKKVYDPRSWGKKAEAAMAARVVEATKQLGSFGHSPS, encoded by the coding sequence ATGCCCATCGCCACGCCAGATCAATACGCCGACATGCTGAACCGTGCGAAAGCCGAGGGCTTCGCCTACCCCGCCATCAACGTGTCGTCGTCGTCGACGGTCAATGCGGTGCTGCAGGGGCTCACTGAGGCTGGCTCGGACGGCATCATCCAGGTCACGACGGGCGGCGCGGACTACTTCGCCGGTCAGTCGGTGAAGGCGCGCGCTTCCGGCGCGCTCGCCATGGCTGCATTCGTGACCGAGTCGGCCAAGAACTACCCCGTCACGGTCGCCCTTCACACGGATCACTGCCCGAAGGACGCGCTCGACGGGTTCGTGTACCCGCTCATCGAGGCATCGGCAGAGCGCGTCAGGCAGGGCGGAGAACCGATCTTCCAATCCCACATGTGGGACGGCTCCGCAGTACCGCTCGACGAGAACCTCGAGATCGCCAAGCGCATCCTCGCGCTCACCAAGGCCAACAACCAGATTCTCGAGGTCGAGATCGGTGTCGTCGGCGGCGAAGAAGACGGCGTCGCCAACGAGATCAACGAACAGCTCTACACGACGCTCGACGACGTCGTGCAGACCGTCGAGGCGCTCGGCCTCGGTGAGCAGGGCCGTTACATGGCGGCGCTCACCTTCGGAAACGTCCACGGCGTCTATAAGCCGGGCAACGTCAAACTGCGCCCGGAACTCCTGCGCGAGATTCAAGACGGCATCCAGCAGCAGTACGGCACCGACGACAAGCCCCTCGACCTCGTGTTCCACGGCGGCTCGGGCTCGACCGACGACGAGATCGCAACCGCGGTGACCAACGGCGTCATCAAGATGAACATCGACACCGACACGCAGTACGCGTTCTCGCGGTCGGTCGCCGACTCGGTGCTGAAGAACTACGACGGCTTCCTCAAGGTCGACGGTGAAGTCGGAAACAAGAAGGTGTACGACCCGCGTTCATGGGGCAAGAAAGCCGAGGCGGCCATGGCCGCGCGCGTGGTCGAGGCGACGAAGCAGCTCGGCTCCTTCGGGCACTCCCCCTCGTGA
- the glpX gene encoding class II fructose-bisphosphatase encodes MTDSQAAGRDSRTPDPMQADRNLAMELVRATEAAAIRAVPWIGRGNKNGADKAAVDAMRKFLSTVEFQGRVVIGEGEKDEAPMLYNGEIVGNGEGPECDIAVDPIDGTSLTAAGRHNALSVIAVADRGTMYDPKDLYYMEKLATGPEGVGVVDLARPIGENVKALAKAKGKPVEDMVVAILDRPRHEQLIHDVREAGAGTELLLDGDVAGGINAARPDSRIDMCVGIGGTPEGIITACALKALGGVLHGRMYPRNDEERERALAAGHDLDAVLTQDDLVKTDNTYFVATGVTDGGLCAGVRRFGDRIFTDSLVLRSRSGTVRRVEAEHLVAKWL; translated from the coding sequence ATGACTGACTCCCAGGCCGCAGGCCGCGACTCGCGCACGCCTGACCCGATGCAGGCCGATCGCAACCTGGCGATGGAGCTGGTTCGGGCGACTGAGGCGGCGGCAATCCGAGCAGTGCCCTGGATCGGTCGCGGGAACAAGAACGGTGCGGACAAGGCCGCCGTGGACGCGATGCGCAAATTCCTGTCGACTGTCGAGTTCCAGGGCCGCGTCGTCATCGGCGAGGGCGAGAAGGACGAGGCGCCGATGCTGTACAACGGCGAGATCGTCGGCAACGGGGAGGGGCCGGAGTGCGATATCGCGGTTGACCCCATCGACGGCACCAGCCTGACCGCCGCGGGCCGGCACAACGCGCTCAGCGTGATCGCGGTCGCCGACCGCGGCACCATGTACGACCCGAAAGACCTCTACTACATGGAGAAGCTCGCAACGGGGCCGGAGGGGGTCGGCGTGGTCGATCTCGCGCGCCCGATCGGCGAGAACGTGAAGGCACTCGCGAAGGCGAAGGGCAAGCCCGTCGAGGACATGGTCGTCGCCATTCTCGACCGGCCCCGACACGAGCAGCTCATCCATGACGTGCGCGAGGCCGGGGCGGGCACCGAGCTGCTGCTCGACGGCGACGTTGCCGGAGGAATCAACGCGGCGCGCCCGGACAGCCGCATCGACATGTGCGTCGGCATCGGCGGTACCCCAGAGGGGATCATCACGGCGTGCGCGCTGAAGGCGCTGGGCGGCGTCCTGCACGGACGGATGTACCCCCGCAATGACGAAGAGCGTGAGCGGGCGCTCGCGGCCGGACACGACCTCGACGCCGTGCTCACGCAGGACGACCTCGTGAAGACCGACAACACGTACTTCGTCGCGACGGGCGTCACGGACGGTGGCCTGTGCGCGGGCGTCCGGCGCTTTGGCGACCGCATCTTCACCGACTCGCTCGTGCTGCGCTCGCGTTCGGGCACCGTGCGCCGCGTCGAGGCCGAGCACCTCGTCGCCAAGTGGCTGTAA
- a CDS encoding bifunctional metallophosphatase/5'-nucleotidase → MQFPALLAASAIALSSLVAVQPPPVADDAREGTILYFNDAHDVRPVLTGGEDRGGVARLDAAIANVRAEQPDARVVFGGDLAGGTLFGGLYKGFPLVEAFNTIGIDLANLGQHDFDFGVENARELIAASEFPWITSNLLDDAGQPFLPDSTWAVHETNGITVGYIGLVDGMDTTSVGDAVTELDHVDAAVEAVAALEAAASPDVIIAVAQVPPAVGERLVDALPQLDAVLLEEQAEYESVVTEYKGAVLASPEGNMGSLIRLDVAVNPTGEVSLEPSVIEVDHTVTPTPELRELELRYDAEIEENLSHTLATVETPLLNPDHQSRRGETLIGNFVADAFRDYHGTQIGWMNGGGIRAEAPGPEFTLGDAYSIAPFDNKVMHVEVPGSGLRQALEDAVMRMSDLGGGFPQVAGMSFGVDPDAPVGERIHSVMVAGEPLDDDSVYSVAVTNYVANGGDSVTGFADATVIVPASEAPADAEVIAEYAAELGVIDLELEGRITVGAAPATPAPTATPAPTATSAPPATPAPTVDGNDDGSPQAAAGAENDESLASTGGDGSLVFVVIGGVLIALGATAWSVARRRIRPVGR, encoded by the coding sequence TTGCAATTCCCAGCCCTGCTCGCAGCCTCTGCGATCGCCCTCTCCTCGCTCGTCGCCGTTCAGCCACCACCGGTGGCCGATGATGCGCGGGAGGGAACGATTCTGTACTTCAACGACGCCCACGACGTACGCCCCGTCCTGACGGGTGGTGAGGACCGCGGTGGCGTCGCCCGCCTCGACGCGGCGATCGCCAACGTTCGTGCCGAGCAGCCCGACGCCCGAGTCGTGTTTGGCGGCGATCTCGCCGGCGGCACGTTGTTCGGCGGCCTCTACAAGGGCTTCCCGCTCGTCGAGGCGTTCAACACCATCGGAATCGACCTGGCCAACCTGGGTCAGCACGACTTCGACTTCGGCGTCGAGAACGCGCGCGAGCTCATCGCGGCGTCGGAGTTCCCCTGGATCACCTCGAACCTGCTGGACGATGCCGGCCAACCCTTCTTGCCCGACTCGACGTGGGCCGTGCACGAGACGAACGGGATCACGGTCGGCTACATCGGCCTCGTCGACGGCATGGACACGACGTCGGTCGGTGACGCGGTCACCGAGCTCGACCACGTTGACGCGGCCGTCGAGGCCGTCGCCGCCCTCGAGGCGGCGGCGAGCCCCGATGTCATCATCGCTGTCGCCCAGGTGCCTCCCGCGGTCGGGGAGCGTCTCGTCGACGCGTTGCCGCAGCTCGACGCCGTGCTGCTCGAGGAGCAGGCGGAGTACGAATCGGTCGTCACCGAGTACAAGGGGGCGGTCTTGGCGTCGCCCGAGGGCAACATGGGGTCGCTCATTCGCCTCGACGTCGCGGTCAACCCCACCGGTGAGGTCTCGCTCGAGCCGTCGGTGATCGAGGTCGACCACACGGTCACGCCGACGCCGGAGCTTCGGGAGCTCGAGCTCCGGTACGACGCCGAGATCGAAGAGAACCTGTCGCACACATTGGCAACCGTCGAGACGCCGCTGCTCAATCCTGACCACCAGTCCCGTCGCGGGGAGACGCTCATCGGCAACTTCGTGGCCGATGCATTCCGTGACTATCACGGCACGCAGATTGGCTGGATGAACGGGGGCGGCATCCGCGCCGAGGCGCCCGGCCCTGAGTTCACGCTCGGCGATGCGTACTCGATCGCGCCGTTCGACAACAAGGTCATGCACGTCGAGGTGCCGGGGAGCGGCCTGCGGCAGGCGCTCGAGGATGCCGTCATGCGCATGTCGGATCTTGGTGGCGGGTTCCCGCAGGTGGCTGGTATGTCCTTCGGGGTTGACCCGGATGCCCCGGTGGGCGAGCGCATCCACAGCGTCATGGTTGCCGGCGAGCCGCTCGATGATGACTCGGTGTACAGCGTCGCCGTGACGAACTACGTGGCGAACGGAGGCGACTCGGTCACCGGCTTCGCGGACGCCACTGTGATCGTGCCGGCGAGCGAGGCCCCTGCGGATGCCGAGGTGATCGCCGAGTACGCGGCCGAGCTCGGCGTCATCGACCTCGAACTCGAAGGACGCATCACCGTGGGTGCCGCGCCCGCGACGCCGGCCCCGACCGCGACGCCGGCTCCGACTGCGACGTCGGCTCCGCCGGCGACGCCGGCTCCGACAGTCGACGGCAATGATGACGGCTCGCCGCAGGCGGCGGCCGGTGCGGAAAACGATGAATCGCTCGCGTCGACTGGCGGCGATGGGTCGCTCGTGTTCGTGGTGATCGGTGGCGTGCTGATCGCGCTGGGCGCGACGGCTTGGTCGGTGGCACGACGTCGAATCCGACCGGTCGGCCGTTAG
- a CDS encoding DNA recombination protein RmuC produces the protein MDALALIIGLAVGLVIGGLIGAAFALWRSARHRANAESRLAAAEARAEGLAGQLERADAALEKERTQARDDVEHQRQREGGEARVLTALAPVQRQLESMQRAVAAIEEQRSQQYGELSEQLRLQRELDESLRLTTEGLASALRSNSARGAWGEAQLRNIVEAAGMLERVDFETQVQVATEHGPRRPDMIVHLPGDATIAIDAKAPMTKYLEASELSGSASQIDRREGLLAQHAKHLRGHVQALADREYASAFTHSPQLVIAFVPSESALSAALAADPSLLDDAFAKGIAVTSPVSLWAVLKAVAASWQHERLAESADEVIALGKQLATRLGTAAGHLDKLGRSLTATVGAYNGFVGSLETRVLPTARRLAEHAATDAPSAPSRLDDHPRALTAPELTEPPSDRVPQHVTASAIATSQPR, from the coding sequence ATGGACGCACTCGCACTCATCATCGGCCTCGCGGTCGGCCTCGTCATCGGCGGGCTCATCGGCGCGGCGTTCGCCCTGTGGCGTTCGGCGCGCCACCGCGCCAACGCCGAGTCACGGCTCGCCGCCGCCGAGGCTCGGGCGGAGGGCCTTGCCGGGCAGCTGGAGCGGGCCGACGCTGCACTCGAAAAGGAGCGCACGCAGGCGCGCGACGACGTCGAGCACCAGCGGCAGCGCGAAGGCGGCGAGGCGCGGGTGTTGACGGCGCTCGCGCCGGTCCAACGCCAGCTCGAGTCGATGCAGCGGGCCGTCGCCGCGATCGAAGAGCAGCGCAGCCAACAATACGGCGAGCTGAGCGAGCAGCTGCGATTGCAGCGTGAGCTCGACGAGAGCCTTCGCCTCACCACTGAGGGGCTGGCATCGGCCCTGCGCTCGAACTCCGCGCGCGGAGCATGGGGTGAAGCGCAGCTGCGCAACATCGTCGAGGCGGCCGGCATGCTCGAGCGGGTCGACTTCGAGACGCAGGTGCAGGTCGCGACCGAGCACGGCCCGCGCCGTCCCGACATGATCGTGCACCTCCCCGGCGACGCGACGATCGCGATCGACGCGAAGGCGCCGATGACGAAGTATCTCGAGGCGAGCGAGCTGAGCGGGTCGGCCTCCCAAATCGATCGCCGCGAGGGCCTGCTCGCGCAGCATGCGAAGCACCTTCGGGGGCACGTTCAGGCGCTCGCCGACCGCGAGTACGCGTCCGCATTCACCCACTCACCCCAGCTCGTCATCGCGTTCGTACCGAGCGAGTCGGCGCTCTCTGCGGCGCTGGCAGCCGACCCGAGCCTGCTCGACGACGCGTTCGCCAAGGGCATCGCCGTTACGAGCCCCGTCAGCCTCTGGGCGGTCCTCAAAGCGGTCGCGGCGAGTTGGCAGCACGAGCGCCTGGCAGAGTCGGCCGACGAGGTCATCGCGCTCGGAAAGCAGCTCGCCACGCGCCTTGGCACCGCCGCCGGGCACCTCGACAAACTCGGGCGGTCACTCACCGCGACCGTTGGTGCGTACAACGGGTTCGTGGGCTCCCTCGAGACCCGCGTGCTCCCCACGGCTCGCCGGCTCGCCGAGCACGCGGCGACCGACGCGCCGTCGGCACCGAGTCGCCTCGACGATCATCCACGGGCCCTGACGGCGCCCGAGCTCACTGAGCCGCCGTCGGACCGTGTGCCGCAGCACGTCACCGCCAGCGCGATAGCGACGTCGCAACCACGTTGA
- a CDS encoding exonuclease domain-containing protein, with the protein MPVSFTAIDFETANGSPASACAVGLVKVTDGQIVDRRSWLIRPPAGHDEFMPFNVQLHGVSRERVSRADTWEAQLPRLLEYIGEDSIVAHNAPFDVGVLAAASLATGCSLPDLGYVCTLRVARRIYDLPSYRLPLAARAAGYLDLTHHDPVSDAEACAAIAVDAATRLGASDLAGLALATGVGLGRFVLAERAEAKRLIASATFG; encoded by the coding sequence ATGCCCGTCTCGTTCACCGCCATCGACTTCGAGACCGCCAACGGCTCGCCCGCGTCGGCGTGCGCCGTCGGGCTCGTGAAGGTCACAGACGGACAGATCGTCGACCGCCGAAGCTGGCTCATCAGGCCGCCGGCCGGTCACGACGAGTTCATGCCGTTCAACGTGCAGCTCCACGGTGTCTCGCGCGAGCGCGTCTCGCGCGCCGACACGTGGGAGGCACAGCTGCCCCGTTTGCTCGAGTACATCGGCGAGGACTCCATCGTCGCCCACAACGCCCCCTTCGATGTCGGTGTGCTCGCGGCGGCGTCGCTGGCAACGGGATGCTCCCTGCCGGATCTGGGATACGTCTGCACCCTTCGTGTCGCGAGAAGGATCTACGACCTGCCGTCGTATCGTCTGCCCCTCGCGGCCCGGGCCGCCGGTTACCTCGATCTGACCCATCACGACCCCGTCTCCGACGCCGAGGCCTGCGCCGCGATCGCCGTCGATGCCGCGACACGGCTCGGCGCTTCGGACCTCGCCGGTCTCGCGTTGGCGACGGGCGTGGGGCTCGGTCGTTTCGTGCTCGCGGAACGGGCGGAGGCGAAGCGCCTGATCGCCTCCGCGACGTTCGGCTAG
- a CDS encoding aromatic ring-opening dioxygenase LigA, translating to MSTSSTTATLRRVGGVAIAAGTLLLSAGAGAWFAVTKQLRDEHITVPGNAALLPGKRVQDPVTAYAEALAIKRNAEKAAGGRTFAEINAELSTLDGSSPEAAELRKKGQGLSTAASFRTSLMTSVLAYGVSALVTGLGALFVVSGAQLRGARDD from the coding sequence ATGAGCACTTCGTCGACCACCGCCACCCTTCGCCGCGTGGGCGGCGTTGCCATCGCCGCCGGCACGCTGCTGCTGAGTGCCGGGGCCGGCGCCTGGTTCGCCGTCACGAAGCAACTGCGTGACGAGCACATCACCGTGCCCGGCAACGCGGCACTCCTACCGGGCAAGCGCGTGCAAGACCCGGTGACCGCGTACGCCGAGGCGCTCGCGATCAAGCGCAATGCCGAGAAGGCGGCCGGCGGGCGAACGTTCGCCGAGATCAACGCCGAGTTGAGCACGCTCGACGGCTCGTCACCCGAGGCGGCCGAGCTGCGGAAGAAGGGTCAGGGGCTCTCGACGGCCGCGTCGTTCCGCACGTCGCTCATGACCTCAGTGCTCGCCTACGGCGTCAGCGCGCTGGTCACCGGGCTCGGCGCCCTGTTCGTCGTCTCGGGCGCGCAGCTGCGCGGCGCCCGCGACGACTAG
- the ychF gene encoding redox-regulated ATPase YchF, producing MALTIGIVGLPNVGKSTLFNALTKNSVLAANYPFATIEPNVGVVELPDARLGKLAEIFGSERILPATVSFVDIAGIVKGASEGEGLGNQFLANIREADAIAQVVRGFTDGDVVHVDGKVEPASDMETINTELILADLQTLEKAITRFEKEVKGRKLDPSVLETAREAQAALNEGTLLSGTSIDLEPIKELGLLTAKPVIFVFNVDEGVLGDQARLDELAALVAPSKAIFLDAKTESELIDLEPDEAAELLASLGQEESGLHQLARIGFDTLGLQTYLTAGPKEARAWTIPKGAKAPQAAGVIHTDFEKGFIKAEVISFDDLVDAGSTAEARSRGKARMEGKDYVMKDGDVVEFRFNV from the coding sequence GTGGCTCTCACTATCGGCATCGTCGGCCTGCCCAACGTCGGCAAGTCAACGCTCTTCAACGCACTCACGAAGAACTCGGTTCTCGCGGCGAACTACCCGTTCGCCACGATCGAGCCCAACGTGGGGGTCGTCGAGCTTCCGGATGCGCGGCTCGGGAAGCTCGCCGAGATCTTCGGCTCCGAGCGGATCCTCCCCGCGACGGTCTCGTTCGTCGACATCGCGGGCATCGTCAAGGGCGCCAGCGAGGGCGAGGGGCTTGGCAACCAGTTCCTCGCCAACATCCGCGAGGCCGACGCGATCGCACAGGTCGTGCGCGGCTTCACCGACGGCGACGTCGTGCACGTCGACGGCAAGGTCGAGCCGGCGAGCGACATGGAGACGATCAACACCGAGCTGATCCTCGCCGATCTGCAGACCCTCGAGAAGGCGATCACTCGCTTCGAGAAGGAGGTCAAGGGTCGCAAGCTCGATCCTTCGGTGCTCGAGACGGCGCGGGAGGCGCAGGCTGCGCTGAACGAGGGAACGCTGCTGTCGGGGACGTCGATCGACCTCGAGCCCATCAAAGAGCTCGGGCTGCTCACCGCGAAGCCGGTGATCTTCGTGTTCAACGTCGACGAGGGCGTGCTCGGTGACCAGGCGCGTCTCGACGAGCTCGCGGCGCTCGTTGCGCCGTCGAAGGCGATCTTCCTCGATGCGAAGACCGAGTCGGAGCTCATCGACCTTGAGCCCGATGAGGCCGCCGAGCTGCTCGCGTCGCTCGGTCAGGAGGAGTCGGGCCTCCACCAGCTCGCGCGCATCGGCTTCGACACGCTCGGTCTGCAGACGTACCTGACGGCGGGGCCGAAGGAGGCTCGCGCGTGGACGATTCCCAAGGGGGCGAAGGCGCCTCAGGCGGCCGGGGTCATCCACACCGACTTCGAGAAGGGCTTCATCAAGGCCGAGGTGATCTCGTTCGACGACCTCGTCGACGCGGGCTCGACCGCCGAGGCGCGTTCGCGTGGCAAGGCTCGCATGGAGGGCAAGGACTACGTCATGAAGGACGGGGACGTGGTGGAGTTCCGCTTCAACGTGTGA
- a CDS encoding catalase family protein — protein MLARPAEVAGTALRGFFSLLRRIRHPRPIHSRGLVLTGQATWIRDAAPSGIGWIDDLRGKPLEVTARLSRGVGLPDKLPDVLGLALRFHADDGRHADVLLASTGIGFPFRFALVPRRSATGATFGSLLPYRSPRGPVLICARSVPFRVLPADLRGLRRSLDEQPWRVRLYHAAPIDKWHPFADVVLTPAAEADSAELRFDPVGHPLLGSTTYPWVRRLREPSYRVAQRGTSG, from the coding sequence ATGCTCGCTCGACCTGCAGAGGTGGCCGGAACCGCGCTGCGCGGCTTCTTCTCTCTGCTCCGGCGCATCCGTCATCCGCGCCCTATCCATTCGCGCGGGCTGGTGCTGACGGGGCAGGCCACCTGGATTCGTGATGCGGCGCCGTCAGGCATCGGCTGGATCGACGACCTCCGGGGAAAGCCGCTCGAGGTGACCGCGCGGCTGTCCCGAGGAGTCGGGCTGCCCGACAAACTGCCGGACGTGCTCGGCCTCGCCTTGCGATTCCACGCCGACGACGGTCGGCACGCGGATGTGCTGCTCGCGTCGACCGGCATCGGTTTCCCCTTCCGGTTCGCACTCGTGCCCCGGCGCTCGGCGACGGGCGCGACGTTCGGGAGTCTCCTGCCGTACCGCTCGCCGCGCGGACCGGTGCTGATCTGCGCCCGGAGCGTCCCCTTTCGGGTGCTCCCGGCTGACCTGCGGGGCCTGCGGCGGTCGCTCGACGAGCAGCCGTGGCGGGTCCGCCTCTATCACGCGGCGCCGATCGACAAGTGGCACCCCTTCGCGGACGTCGTGCTCACGCCTGCCGCCGAGGCGGACTCGGCCGAGCTCCGGTTCGATCCGGTAGGGCATCCTCTCCTCGGGTCCACCACCTACCCCTGGGTGCGCAGGCTGCGCGAGCCGAGCTACCGCGTCGCGCAGCGCGGGACCTCCGGGTAG
- a CDS encoding SDR family oxidoreductase has protein sequence MRQPLIGRTAVVTGVSRRRGIGAAVARRLADMGANLVVHHHRAHDVAQPWGADDLDDVLADLHGHLVPGAHLHDIAADLTEQDAPRSLIEYALDVAGPLDILVCVHARSGGDGSLAEITAEELDGHWAADARSVLLATQAFAQAHEPDRAGGRVVWMTSGQQQGPMPGEVAYAAAKAALAGVTRTVADELVEQGIVLNTVNPGPVNTGFLDPGQGIDDATLASLKRRFPSGRFGVPEDPARLIGWLVSDDAEWVVGQVIDSEGGFRR, from the coding sequence ATGCGACAGCCGTTGATCGGCCGCACCGCCGTCGTGACCGGCGTGAGCAGGCGACGGGGGATCGGCGCGGCCGTCGCACGTCGTCTTGCCGACATGGGTGCGAATCTTGTCGTCCACCATCATCGCGCCCATGACGTGGCTCAGCCGTGGGGAGCAGACGATCTCGACGACGTGCTGGCGGATCTGCACGGCCACCTCGTTCCGGGCGCACACTTGCACGACATCGCGGCGGATCTGACGGAACAGGATGCGCCACGGAGCTTGATCGAGTACGCCCTTGATGTCGCGGGGCCGCTGGACATCCTGGTGTGCGTTCACGCGCGGTCCGGCGGCGATGGATCTCTGGCTGAGATCACCGCGGAGGAGCTGGATGGCCACTGGGCCGCCGATGCCCGCTCGGTCCTGTTGGCGACACAGGCGTTCGCGCAGGCGCACGAACCTGACCGTGCCGGTGGACGTGTCGTGTGGATGACGTCCGGGCAGCAGCAGGGGCCTATGCCTGGCGAGGTCGCCTATGCGGCGGCCAAAGCCGCCCTGGCGGGTGTGACGCGTACGGTTGCGGACGAGCTCGTCGAGCAGGGCATCGTCCTGAACACCGTGAATCCGGGCCCTGTGAACACGGGCTTTCTCGATCCAGGGCAGGGGATCGATGATGCGACGCTGGCGTCGCTGAAACGCCGGTTCCCATCGGGTCGGTTCGGTGTTCCCGAGGACCCCGCGCGCCTCATCGGGTGGCTCGTCAGCGACGATGCGGAGTGGGTTGTCGGGCAGGTGATCGACAGCGAGGGCGGCTTTCGGCGCTAG
- a CDS encoding MFS transporter, which yields MKHDYQPAATAHRWWILVVVCMAMFMGVLDSTSVYAALPVIALDLGFALGEVQWVITAYGVAIGGLLLLGGRLADHMGRGRTFMTAVGVFAAASLACGFSPSSEALIAARVVQGVGAAVMTPAGMSVLMQVFPDGPDRNKALGIWGGLGGTGATVGLLLGGVLTDWFGWAWIFFSNVPVCLVVMVLCPILFPPSARNTQRLDLPGALLATGALVLTLLAVFHIAAHGVSPLAVMSCAGALITSALFVVVELRSPAPLVPMRIFASRTLVGGNLVIVIAGIAVDGLLIVVTLYAQQVLGFSALQFGLTMAIMTVTSVLGVVAGQHVVTRAGFRLVATWGMILLTSSCLLLSQLSVDGTLAKDLLLGLIVFGSGMGAAFVAGQIAALTGVAEHDSGLAAGIAETGFAVGTTLGAGLASAIVIGVATRATAGAPTASELTGGLAVALYVLAALAAIGALCAAVLLRTPPVAKVRSASSKSAISRSAAS from the coding sequence ATGAAGCACGATTATCAACCTGCAGCGACGGCGCACCGATGGTGGATCCTGGTCGTGGTCTGCATGGCGATGTTCATGGGCGTGCTGGACTCGACGAGTGTGTATGCGGCCTTGCCGGTCATTGCGCTCGACCTGGGCTTTGCGCTGGGGGAGGTCCAATGGGTGATCACTGCCTACGGGGTGGCGATCGGCGGGTTGCTGCTGCTGGGCGGGCGGCTTGCCGACCACATGGGCCGAGGACGCACGTTCATGACAGCCGTTGGAGTTTTCGCGGCAGCGTCCTTGGCATGCGGATTCTCTCCATCGTCCGAAGCACTGATTGCCGCGCGAGTAGTCCAGGGCGTGGGTGCAGCTGTGATGACCCCGGCAGGGATGTCCGTTCTGATGCAGGTCTTCCCCGACGGCCCGGACCGCAACAAGGCTTTGGGTATCTGGGGCGGCCTCGGCGGGACGGGAGCAACCGTCGGGCTGCTGCTGGGAGGCGTCCTCACCGACTGGTTCGGATGGGCTTGGATCTTCTTCAGCAACGTACCCGTATGCCTGGTAGTCATGGTGCTGTGTCCGATCCTGTTTCCCCCCAGCGCGCGGAACACGCAGCGGCTCGACCTTCCGGGTGCGCTCTTGGCCACCGGCGCGCTGGTCCTGACACTCCTGGCCGTGTTCCACATCGCCGCACACGGGGTCAGTCCTCTCGCGGTGATGTCCTGTGCCGGGGCATTGATCACCTCGGCACTGTTCGTCGTCGTTGAACTGCGCAGCCCGGCGCCGCTGGTGCCGATGCGAATCTTCGCCTCACGCACGCTCGTCGGGGGCAACCTGGTGATCGTGATCGCCGGCATCGCGGTCGACGGGCTGCTGATTGTCGTGACGTTGTATGCCCAGCAGGTGCTGGGTTTCTCAGCGCTGCAGTTCGGTTTGACAATGGCGATCATGACGGTCACCTCAGTTCTCGGGGTGGTGGCCGGACAGCATGTGGTCACGCGGGCAGGCTTCCGACTCGTCGCCACGTGGGGCATGATCCTGTTGACGAGCTCCTGTCTGCTGCTCAGCCAATTGTCCGTCGACGGCACGCTCGCCAAGGATCTGTTGCTCGGACTGATCGTGTTCGGTTCGGGGATGGGGGCCGCGTTCGTCGCGGGCCAGATCGCAGCACTGACGGGCGTTGCCGAGCACGATTCGGGCTTGGCAGCGGGTATCGCGGAAACGGGTTTCGCTGTGGGAACCACTCTGGGCGCAGGCCTCGCCTCGGCCATCGTGATCGGCGTCGCGACACGCGCGACCGCGGGCGCGCCAACCGCGTCGGAGCTGACTGGAGGGCTCGCGGTTGCGCTGTACGTCTTGGCCGCGCTCGCGGCAATCGGGGCGTTGTGCGCCGCCGTCTTGCTTCGCACACCCCCTGTGGCGAAAGTGCGGAGCGCGAGTTCGAAAAGCGCGATATCGAGGAGCGCGGCGTCATGA